One bacterium DNA segment encodes these proteins:
- a CDS encoding aspartate aminotransferase family protein produces the protein MVVNIKTPIPGPNTLQYKALSEKYEAHCLNQQAPVVWDHAEGVKVWDVDGNTFIDWTSGVLVTNVGHSHPKLADAIARQARRLLNCYDSPTVERITLAERMVGLAPENLDNAFFATVGSEAVDAAVRVAKHFTGKFEIISFFGGFHGRTMGTMSLAGKMGTKKGFGPVMPGFFQVPFPDPYRNPFGSDSRDVAAQCLDFMDVSVKAQSTGSIAGLIVEPYQGAAGFIFPPDGFLKSVEGWCKDHDIIFILDEVQSSFGRTGKFLALEWESLKPNLVSIGKGIGSGMPISCLLAESRIMKTLGEGEMSSTWGGNPICTAASHAILDIFEEEKLVENSLTIGSHMKARLLEMKEKCRYLGDVRGRGLVMGLDIVKDKKTKERDPQTTRRIIDECCRHGLIIGAVSGNVIRVAPPLVISRDEADESLDIMEKVLTNL, from the coding sequence ATGGTTGTGAATATTAAAACGCCTATCCCGGGGCCGAATACTTTACAATACAAGGCACTGTCCGAAAAATACGAAGCCCATTGCCTTAATCAGCAGGCACCTGTTGTCTGGGATCATGCCGAGGGTGTCAAGGTCTGGGATGTGGACGGCAATACATTCATCGACTGGACAAGCGGTGTGCTCGTTACCAATGTCGGACATTCGCACCCAAAGCTTGCCGATGCGATAGCCCGTCAGGCCCGTCGGCTTCTGAACTGCTATGACTCGCCCACGGTCGAACGTATCACCCTGGCCGAACGTATGGTCGGGCTGGCTCCAGAAAATCTCGATAACGCCTTTTTCGCAACAGTGGGCTCGGAGGCTGTCGATGCTGCGGTTCGCGTAGCAAAACACTTTACCGGCAAATTCGAGATCATATCGTTTTTCGGCGGTTTCCACGGCCGCACTATGGGAACCATGAGTCTTGCCGGAAAAATGGGTACAAAAAAAGGTTTCGGGCCGGTCATGCCGGGATTTTTCCAGGTTCCGTTTCCCGACCCGTACCGTAATCCCTTCGGCTCGGACAGCCGCGATGTCGCCGCTCAGTGTCTCGACTTCATGGATGTATCAGTGAAGGCCCAGTCGACCGGCTCTATTGCAGGGCTCATCGTGGAACCGTACCAGGGCGCGGCGGGATTCATTTTCCCTCCGGATGGTTTTCTCAAGTCCGTTGAGGGATGGTGTAAAGATCATGACATTATCTTTATTCTCGACGAGGTGCAGTCATCGTTCGGCCGTACCGGCAAGTTCCTTGCCCTCGAATGGGAAAGCCTGAAGCCGAATCTCGTCTCCATCGGCAAGGGTATCGGTTCGGGTATGCCTATATCGTGCCTGCTCGCCGAATCGAGGATCATGAAAACCCTCGGCGAGGGCGAGATGAGCTCCACATGGGGCGGTAATCCCATCTGCACTGCAGCGTCACACGCCATTCTCGACATTTTCGAGGAAGAGAAGCTTGTCGAGAACTCTCTCACCATCGGCAGCCACATGAAAGCCCGTCTCCTCGAAATGAAGGAGAAATGCCGTTACCTCGGCGATGTGAGAGGGCGCGGCCTTGTCATGGGACTCGATATAGTCAAAGACAAAAAGACAAAGGAGCGCGATCCCCAGACAACCCGGAGGATCATCGACGAATGCTGCAGGCACGGTCTCATCATCGGTGCCGTATCGGGCAATGTCATCCGTGTCGCCCCACCGCTCGTCATATCGAGGGATGAGGCGGACGAGAGCCTCGATATCATGGAAAAAGTGCTCACAAACCTGTAA